In a genomic window of Lagopus muta isolate bLagMut1 chromosome 2, bLagMut1 primary, whole genome shotgun sequence:
- the LOC125688689 gene encoding uncharacterized protein LOC125688689 yields MVVDSVLLIPSLLLLVAGVSLLTVSWRRQGSDRRQQWWTWCLQVVALKSGAERQAGRHRSPLRRPRCSQQQASPRQGSPILPHLIQPGKIRPFLLRSRCPSLHTDSATGTTSSAGKPGRLPRQDQRPQILVARGTPRTLRQRPRLGGGVEDLPPEISNFTKPPVKGKVFQVGLVQTEERKRWRDYETKRRFWRMLSPALPKVHRKAAAAARPSRGPALSPERTADGKTETHQPFNSGFSDKRSTEKSDLLAMERL; encoded by the exons ATGGTTGTCGACAGCGTTCTCCTTATccccagcctcctgctcctggTGGCTGGGGTGTCTCTGCTCACCGTTTCCTGGCGCCGACAG GGTTCTGACCGGCGCCAGCAATGGTGGACATGGTGTCTGCAAGTGGTGGCATTGAAGTCAG GTGCTgagaggcaggcaggcaggcacaggAGCCCCCTGCGCAGGCCACGTTGCTCCCAGCAGCAAGCATCGCCACGGCAGGGCAGTCCCATCCTGCCCCATCTCATCCAGCCAGGAAAGATCCGGCCTTTCTTGCTGCGCAGTCGGTGCCCCTCTCTGCACACGGACTCTGCCACTGGTACCACGAGCTCTGCGGGGAAACCCGGCAGGCTTCCCAGACAGGACCAGCGCCCGCAGATTCTGGTGGCACGCGGGACCCCCAGGACGCTCCGTCAGCGTCCTAGGCTGGGCGGTGGAGTTGAAGACCTGCCACCTGAGATCTCCAACTTCACAAAGCCACCAGTGAAAGGGAAGGTCTTCCAGGTGGGCCTCGTTCaaacagaggagagaaaacGCTGGCGGGACTACGAGACCAAGAGGCGTTTTTGGCGTATGCTCTCCCCAGCACTTCCCAAAGtgcacaggaaagcagcagcagcagcaagaccATCCCGGGGACCAGCTCTGAGCCCAGAGAGAACAGCAGATGGCAAAACTGAAACCCACCAGCCCTTCAACTCTGGCTTCAGCGACAAGAGGAGCACAGAGAAATCGGACTTGCTCGCTATGGAAAGGCTGTAA